From Brassica oleracea var. oleracea cultivar TO1000 chromosome C3, BOL, whole genome shotgun sequence, a single genomic window includes:
- the LOC106332338 gene encoding NAC transcription factor NAM-B2, whose product MNLPPGFRFFPTDEELVVHFLQRKASLLPCHPDVIPDLDLYPYDPWDLPGKALGEGRQWYFYSRKTQQRVTSNGYWGSMEIDEPIFTSSTHKKVGIKKYFTFYLGNSKTNWIMQEYSLPDSSSSSKRSSKRSGRGSTSSSHKTDYSKWVICRVYEQNCSEEEDDDGPELSCLDEVFLSLDDLDEVSLP is encoded by the exons ATGAATTTACCACCGGGATTCAGGTTTTTCCCAACGGACGAAGAACTCGTCGTCCACTTTCTTCAGCGCAAAGCCTCACTCTTGCCTTGTCATCCTGACGTCATCCCCGACCTCGATCTTTACCCTTACGATCCTTGGGACCTTCCCG GTAAAGCTTTGGGAGAAGGGAGGCAATGGTACTTCTATAGTAGAAAGACGCAGCAAAGAGTGACAAGCAATGGGTATTGGGGATCAATGGAAATAGACGAGCCAATCTTCACAAGCTCCACACACAAGAAAGTTGGCATCAAAAAGTATTTTACTTTCTATCTTGGAAATTCTAAAACTAACTGGATCATGCAAGAATATTCCCTCCCAGATTCTTCTTCTTCCTCTAAGAGATCTTCTAAGAGATCAGGCCGTGGCTCTACTAGTTCTAGTCACAAAACC GATTATAGCAAGTGGGTGATATGCAGAGTGTATGAACAAAATTGCAGTGAGGAAGAGGATGATGATGGGCCAGAACTCTCATGTTTGGATGAAGTGTTTTTGTCTTTAGATGATCTTGACGAAGTAAGCTTACCGTGA
- the LOC106330505 gene encoding uncharacterized protein LOC106330505 — protein MMEKDESFVYNEVEEEQSPQSNQTWPMDMIRQRRFQHKMSSLLSPVTPKRNHSLSNAKSLLKKYSKSDPIPRKQRFPVSCSDEGVLMDGVLVTSASEKKVSDSPSRLSSLGRSPRSSLVRSQHKNSSPRSLSGGNKDTTRSHTSSGGKVKILANSPCTKLETPKATSSSNLNATAEPFTFSPRPLQGLASPFPVRQLPFDHGPLIQWVNPPPHQQLRPSNSHLYQPPSYAYPRSLQVHDLYPTHHPFRSPRPIGYQMGYDPRIISLLPTTPLATNTSKPPVHTPISTTSSANLSTGNTTHDSRLDSSLSVDGGLETVTQKQDLSSPSGELETVTQKQGLLSPSDELVTMAAAELKTSTHKPDYSPSAGLGLETVTTDKDWSPSDDGLPRFTQAHTDFMKSQDSRVLPDDAFQHYIYRKRLPIFTQLCSDDAEGCDDTTH, from the exons ATGATGGAGAAAGACGAGTCATTTGTGTACAACGAGGTGGAGGAAGAGCAGAGTCCCCAAAGCAACCAGACGTGGCCGATGGATATGATCAGGCAGAGACGTTTTCAACACAAAATGTCATCTCTTTTGAGTCCCGTGACTCCTAAGAGGAACCATAGCCTTAGCAACGCCAAGTCTCTCCTCAAGAAGTACTCAAAGTCTGATCCAATCCCTCGTAAGCAGCGCTTTCCTGTTTCATGCTCGGATGAGGGAGTCTTGATGGATGGTGTTCTGGTCACATCAGCCTCCGAAAAGAAAGTTTCGGATTCGCCTTCTAGATTGAGCTCCCTTGGACGATCTCCACGTTCTTCACTCGTCCGGAGTCAACATAAGAATAGCAGCCCTAGGAGCCTATCAGGAGGAAACAAG GATACCACTCGGTCTCATACTTCTTCAGGTGGGAAAGTGAAGATCTTGGCAAATAGTCCTTGTACTAAACTTGAGACACCAAAG GCTACTAGTTCTTCAAATCTGAATGCCACTGCCGAACCATTCACCTTCTCACCGAGACCTTTACAAGGACTAGCTTCTCCCTTCCCAGTCCGGCAACTTCCATTTGACCATGGTCCACTCATTCAATGGGTT AATCCGCCTCCGCACCAGCAGCTGCGTCCGAGCAATAGTCATTTATACCAGCCTCCGAGCTACGCTTATCCGAGATCACTACAAGTTCATGACCTCTATCCCACACATCACCCATTCAGGTCTCCTAGACCCATTGGCTACCAAATGGGTTATGACCCCAGAATCATCTCACTACTTCCCACAACACCTCTCGCTACAAACACCAGCAAGCCACCTGTTCATACTCCCATATCTACTACCTCTTCAGCCAATCTCAGCACCGGTAATACCACCCATGACTCAAGACTAGACTCTTCACTTTCTGTTGATGGAGGACTCGAAACAGTGACACAAAAACAAGACTTGTCGTCACCTTCTGGTGAGCTTGAAACAGTGACACAGAAACAAGGCTTGTTGTCACCTTCGGATGAGCTTGTCACGATGGCTGCTGCTGAGCTCAAAACATCAACGCACAAACCAGACTATTCACCTTCTGCTGGACTTGGACTTGAAACTGTGACGACAGATAAAGACTGGTCACCTTCTGATGATGGACTCCCAAGATTCACACAAGCTCACACTGATTTTATGAAATCACAGGACAGCAGAGTTCTCCCGGATGACGCTTTCCAGCATTACATATATAGAAAGAGACTGCCAATATTCACTCAGCTTTGCTCGGATGACGCAGAAGGGTGTGATGACACCACCCATTAG